In the genome of Diaphorobacter sp. HDW4A, the window AAATTGGGCCTGTCACCGACCCGCGGAGTGAAATGAAAAATGCGGCACTCCGGCTTGTTACCGGAATGTCGCAGTGGGGTGGCAAGCAACAGCTTATCGCTTTGCGAGACAGAACCCAATGACAGCGCCGACAGCAAGTGCCACTCCTGCCACCCGCCACGGCTCATCGTGTGCATATTCATTGCCCATGCGTGCGGCCTCGCGGGTGCGATTGGCGGTCTCCTCTGCAGCGCTTGCCACGGTGTCGCGCACATGTGTCACTCCATCGTTCAAGCGTTGGCGTACGTCGCGAATCTGTGGGACGGAGTCCAGCTCCTTGCTGGACAACAGGCTCCCCAGGTCACTCAACAACTGTTCTATTCCGCCAAGTGCGCCGGGAGCGTTGCGGTTTGAAAATTTCATGGCCTTTGCCTTTCCTCGATGGTTTTCTGTGGGGTTGGGATGATCACCTTACTTCCCGTGGTGCTCAAAGGTTGTAGGTGGATGTCATCAAATTTGATTGCGAACCGTTGGAAACAAGCGCCCAAATCAAAGATACGGAACGCCGTAGTAGTCGTAAACGCGGCGGCCATACTCGTCGGTGTATTCCGGAACATCGCTGCTCTCATACCGTGGCGCATTCTCCAGCTGCTCTTTGGCAAGTGCCACCACGTAACCGCCCATTTCAGTGTCGTAGTTCAGTGTGTCCCAGGGCAGAGGATAGCGGTCCGTGCCGATGCCCAGAAATCCACCGAATTCCATGACGGCATAGCGCACGCGGCCGGAGATCTTGTCGATCATCAGCTCATCGATGGAGCCGAGTTTTTCTGCTGCGGGGTTGTACACGTTCGTGCCGCGAACCTTCTCGGAGGAAATGATGCTGTGGATGGTGTTGGGTGTGTTCATGTTGTGCTCCTTACAGATATTGCCCGCCATCGCCGTGGGTGATCACGGGCATGGATGGAATCAGCGAGATGGCTGTTGGCGTGTTTGAATTGCCATGGCGACCGCTGAACATGAGTGGGAAGAGTTGTCGCTTCCAAGACCAGCTTACCCGTCAAGGGAAGACGCGAGGGTAGTCGTCCGCATGTGGGGCCTGTAGAGCAATGACTGTTGGATAACGTATCTGTCCTACCCCGTTGAATTGCCACTGCTGGACGATGCATCCGGACATTGCCGCCCCCATCCTACGTTCGGGTGCTCTTGTGCGGATTAGAGTGATCTTCATCGTTTGGTCTTTCCAACAGTTGAGGAGCTTGTCATGAAATCACTCACCGTTGATTCCAGCATGCGCGCACTGATTGGTGGTGCGTTCTACCCCAAGGGTCACACCATGGTGATGTACCCAAGCGAAGATCTCGCCAAGGACAGTGCGCAGCTCTTGCTGGCCAATGGTTTTACCGACGACGACATCTACAGCGTTCCGGCGGCAGATGTGATCGCGCAGATTGCACCCACGGTGGATGCCGACAAAGATTCATTGCCTTCAATCGGAAGCGATGGCAACGAAGCCCGCGAGTTCGTCAAGCTGGCTCGGGAAGGGCAGAGTGGCCTCTTGATTGCCACCCCCGACGACGATGCAGGAGAGCGGCTGCTGAAGGTATTGAAACAGTCGCACTATTCGGTCGCGAGTCGCTACTTCACCCTGGTCATTGAAGACTTGTGATTTTCGATAGTGCATGCGTTGGATCGGAAAACCCATGGAAGGAAGGCGCGCCGCCATACCTTGCAGCACGCCATTCCGAAATTGCAGTGCTGCTGACCTTCCACGGTATCTCTGGACTGGCCCTTACTGGCCAAACCGGATCTTGGCATCGTTGATGCAGGTATCCTTGTCTGGGCCCGACATGGCATCACAGCGTTCCTTTGCTGCCTTGTACTGCGCCTCGCGGGTGTCTTGCACGGCATCCTTGCGGGCTTCGGACACCTCGGCGGCCTTCGCTGCCGGAGACTTGTTGGTCGGCGCTTCCTCCACACGCTTCACCTTGGCTTCTTCCTTGGCCTTCACGTGGGCTGCGTTGGCGTCCTTCTTGCAGACATCTTTGGCATTGCCGCTCAGATCATCGCAACGCTCCTTGGCGACTTCATAAGCAGCCTCAGCGCGTGCAAGGCGTGCCTTGTAGTGCGTGGAATCGTTTGGCTTCACGCGCACATCCAACTCGGCTTTGGCAATTTTTTCATTGCCCTTGGCCTCTTTTTCACAGATGTCCTTGGCATTGCCGCTCATCGATTTGCACTGGGCAAGAGCTGATTTGTATTGAGTTTCTATATTCTTTTTTTCGGACTTCACTTCATCATTTGTCAAAGCAAAACCAGAAACTGCAAACATCGAAATGGTTAGCGTGCTGGTGATTTTCAAGTAGGTCTTCATGTAGGCATCTCCTTGTGATGAGATATTCATGATATGCCTCACTGAATAATGATCTTGCAGTCCATGTTGAATATGTTGTGTAGGTGTTGTCCTATGTGGTTTACATAATATTGTTCTGCTTTCGTCTTGATTCATTCGAATGAGGAGTACCGACTTGTGTTCTTGTTCTTGTGGACTGGCTTTTGGAATATTGATAAAGAAAGACCCGCAGTGCGAGTCTTTCATTCAACTGTTGGGTTCAGTTTTTGAAGTGCCAATCACCAGTTGTATTTGTTGTCGGATTCCCATTTTTTCACTTGTCGCTCAGCCTCGTCTTGAGCGATGCCATCGCGCTCCTGGATTCTTCCAACGAGTTGCTCGCGCTGTCCGTTGATAACGTCCAGATCATCGTCGGTGAGTTTGCCCCATTGCTCTTTGATCTTTCCTTTGAATTGCTTCCAATTTCCCTTGATAGTGTCCTCATTCATGACGATGTACTCCTTTGATGGGTTGAAGAAATAATGCCGAATACCTTGCGAATTTCATTCGGAAAATATGAATAGAGATATTAATTTTTGTTGTTGTTTTATTCTGTAGGTCTGATTCATGAATTCAGAGGGGTGTGGGACTACGTCTGTAGTCCAACGGCTTTCAAAAACGATCGAGAAAAAATGGCACATATCCCTACGTTGAACGAATCGTGCATATCGCAGAATGAAGGAAGTGCAGTCGCGATATTTGAATGAAATTCTTTAGATTATTTATGCCGTGAATGGCATTGAAAACCGCCAAAGGAGTCTCTTATGTATTTAATGCACGTCTCTCGACGCCAGCCGCAGGACCCGGGCTCCGATATACCGCCAGTTGACCCGAATCGTCCTATCGATCCAGCGATCCCGGAGCACCCGGCATCGCAGCCTATGGAGCCGCCGGGGGAGGCACCGCCCATCGAGCTGCCACCCGAGTCCGCTGCAGCCACCAACCGGTCCGTAGGTGCGGCTTGACCTGCGACCACACGTGACAACAGGACAAAAGGAGTTATCCAGCATGCCAGTACCTTCGACACCACCAGTCCCACCAATAGCTCCGCCGCCGCCAGCGGAGCCGCCGAAACCAGAGCCAATCGATCCGCCAGCGCATCTGCCACCGGTGGTAGATCCACCCAAAGAGCCTCTGCAGTAAGGAGGGGTAATGGCGTATTGGCCTTTACGGCTCGCGGTAGGTGGCTGCAACGGACGGGCATCTGTGCTGCGTGTATCGGTCTCGCGTTGGCTTCGCTCGAGATCTTTGTGCGCGATTTCCATCTCGGGCGCCCTGTGGCCTACCGTCGTCAGTACCCTGTCTCCTGAACATATTTGCGATTGGCTCGATCCCACGCGGCCTTGAATGCTGGTTGGGCTTTCTCCCACTTGAGTCCGCCTTTGGCATGCGCGGCATCCCATTTGCGTGCCCACTCGGCGCGTGCCGCGTCGAAATCGGTACCTGCCACGCGGGCTTCCCAGCCAGCGCGATAAGCGGGAGCGTAGTCGTCGTAGCCATGCTCGGCTGAGTAGTAGGGCTCTTGCACGTGGACTTCGCGCCAATGTGCATCTTCGTCCGTAGGGTTGATGACCTCGGCCGCACCTTTGCCGGCCAAGCCCCCGACCACTGCGCCGATGATGGCACCCGCCGCCGCGCCCAGCGGACCTCCGATGGCACCCGCCGCGGCGCCAGTGACGGCGCCTCCTGCAGCGCCAATGCCCGTTCCCACCGGATGAGCACCTGGCTCGCCAGTGATGGGATCACGGTTGAGTTTGTCATTCGAGCTGTTCATGTTGAATCCCCTGTGGTTGGAAGAGTCCGAGGCATCCTCTGCTTGCAGATCGGGCCTCATTCAGGCCGTTGCGATTTCAGCTGCGCCTCAACGTTATTGGGCTATGCATTGAAGAAGATGTCTGTAGGAGAAGCGAGCCTGCGACATTAGGACAGTCCGGTTTACGTTTTCGATGCACTCGGGTAGGTCATCAGTTCATCGATTCACGGCGAGTCAATAGTGCAGCCTTGAACAGGGGATCGCGCGTGAAATGGACATGTAGCGAGCGCAACCCATACGATCACGACATGCGTTACGAACTTACCGATCTCCGACTCTTTCTGGAAATTGCTCAGGCCGGTAGCCTGACTGCTGGAGCGTCTGCCGTCTTCATCACTCCGTCAGCGGCAAGCTATCGCCTCAAGAATTTGGAGCAAGCCATGGGAACGCCGCTGTTCGAGCGCACCTCGCGTGGCATGGAGCTGACGCCTGCCGGGGATGCCGTGCTGACGCATGTGCGCGAGCTGTTTGAGGGTATCGAGCGCATGCAGGGCGACGTGAGCCGTTTCATCTCGGGCATCAAGGGCCATGTGCGGCTAGTGGCCAACAGCAGTTCGCTCAACGGCTTCGTGACGCAGACGCTGGGGCGCTTTCTCGTGGCGTATCCCGGCATCGATGCAGACGTGGACGAGCGCCAGAGCGAGACCATTCCGTCGGCGGTGCTGGCGCGCGAGGCCGACATCGGCATCTTCGCGGGTGGCACGGACGTGGAGGGGCTGACGGTGCACCCCTATGCGGTCGACCGACTGGTGATCGTCACCCCGCGTGACCATGTGCTGGCTGCACAGCACAGCATTCGGCTGGGCGCGGCGCTGGATTTTGACTTCGTCAGCATGAACCGCACGAGTAGCAACTACCTGTTCCTGCGCGACACGGCGGCCAAGTATGGCAAGAATGTGCGCACGCGCCTGCATGCGCATGGCTTTGAAGCGGTGTTGTCGCTGGTGGCCGCCGGAGTGGGGGTGGCGATGGTGCCCAGCGGCGTGCTGGCGAACCGACAGCAGTCTGCGCAGCTCGCGGTGATTGAGCTGGATGAGCCTTGGGCGCTGCGCGAGTTGAATCTGGTGGTACGCAAGGATGCGCGGTTTCCGAATTTCATCACCGCCTGTATGAACTTCCTGCTCGAAGACCCGGTGGTGGCCGCCACGCGCACGCCGCTGCCGCGCACAAAAGACGAATAGACAAGGCACTGTTCAAAGGCCTGAAGTCCCCTTATCAAAATCTAGAACAGAGCGTTCGAATCTTTCGGATTGAGCTCTCGAAGGTCGATTCATACACTGAATCACAGCTGTCACATGGCACTCGCTGGTGTACGGCATTCGCTGGTTCTAGATGAAATAAGGAGACTCTCATGGCATTTTCGCGTTCGGACAAGGCGCGCTCCATCGGCTGTGCCCTGGCATTGGGGTGGATAGCCCTGTCGGCACCGGTCGGTTCGGCCTTTGCGCAGGCCGGAAATTACCCCGCCAAACCCGTCACGATCGTGGTGGCTTTCCCGCCGGGGGGCATGACGGACATCGTCAGCCGTGCGCTTGCCAAGGAACTGTCGCAGAACCTCAAACAGCCATTCATCATCGACAACCGCCCCGGCGTCGCGGGCCAGGTTGGCACGGAATATGTGGCCAAGCAGCATGCCGATGGCTACACGCTGCTGGTGGGTGCGACCGGGTATGTGATTGCCCCGGCGATGAAGAAGGTGGGCTATGACCCGCTCAAGAGCCTAGAGCCCGTGGCGGTGCTGGCCAAGTCGCCCAACCTGATCGTCGTGAATCCCAAGGTACCGGCCAAGACGCTGCCCGAATTCCTCGCCTGGGCCAAGACGCAGTCGAACATTCCGTTCGGCACGGCGGGTGCGGCTGGCTCCACCCATCTGGGGGGCGAATGGCTGCGCACGCTCACCGGCTATGCCTTCGTGCATGTGCCCTACAAGGGCGCGGCACCGGCGACCAACGATGCGGTGGCGGGACAGATTCCGATGGCGGTGCAGGATTCGATGAGCGTCTCATCATTCATCACCACGGGCCGACTGCGCCCGATTGCCACCATGTCCGCCGAGCGCAGCAAGCTGTTCCCTGATCTGCCGACGATGCAGGAAGCTGGTTTCAAGGGTTTTGACGTCTACACCTGGCTGGGCCTCTACGCCCCGGCCGGAACGCCAGCGCCCATCGTGACGATGCTGAACAAGGAGATCAACAAGATCATGAACTCGCCCGAGATGGTCGAGCGCCTGCGCCTGCAATACAGCGAACCGCTCGGTGTGATGGATCTGGCGCAGACGCGCAAGTTCGTCGAGGGCGAAGTCAACAAGTGGAAGGCCGTGGTGCAGCAGACCGGAGTGAAGGCCGATGACTGACGCAGCACCTACCGAATCCAACGTGGGCGCGCCGCAGTCCGCAGCGGCCTCCGCCTGCGACAAGCGCTATTTCGATGCGCTGGCGCAGGGGCGCTTCGAGATTCCACAATGCCGTGATTGCGGAAAATTCCATTTCTATCCGCGCGTGTGCTGCCCGCATTGCGGTTCGCAGGCGCTGGACTGGGTCGCGCCGAGCGGCGATGGCACAGTCTATTCCGTGACCATCGTGCGGGCCCGCGAGGGCGCCGACTACACGGTGGTGCTGGTCAATTTGGACGAGGGCCCGCGCCTGATGAGCCGCGTGGTCGACATGCCCGTGGACGAGGTGCGCATCGGCATGCCGGTGCGTGCGCGCATCGATGTGACTGATGAAGGTCCGCTGCTGGTGTTCGTAGCGCGGGGAGGTGCAGCATGAGTTCTTCGGATTCGACACGTGGATCCATCGCGATTCTGGGCACCGGCCTCGCAGGCATGGGCCATGCGGGCGGCGCGAGCGAGCAGGAGATCATCGCCAAGGCGTCCTGCATGGCGATCGAACGCAGCGGGCTGCGCAAGTCCGACATCGACGGCATCATCACTTCGAGCCTCATTTCGCCCTGGTGGGTGATGCGCATGGCCGAGTATCTGGGCATTCGCCCGCGCTTTTCCGACAGCACCATGTTCGGCGGATCGGCCTTCATCGCCGATCTGAAGATCGCGCAGATGGCCATCGATGCGGGCGAGTGCGAGAACGTGCTGATCTGCTACGGCAGCACGCCGCGCAGCGCGCCGAGCAGCTCGCGCGTCAACCAGATGCGCGCCGAGCTTGATCCGCAGCCCTACGAGCATCCCTACAAGGCGTTCAACCCGGTGTCGAGCTATTCGCTGGCCGCTGCACGCCACATGTACGAGTACGGCACCACCCGCAAGCAGCTCGCCGAAGTGGCGGTGGCGGCGCGCAAGTGGGCGCAACTCAATCCGGATGCGTTCTCGAAGAAACCGCTGTCGGTGGACGACGTGATCAACGCCAAGATGATCTCGGACCCGCTCACGGTGCTGGACTGCTGCCTCGTTACCGACGGCGCGGGGGCCATCGTCGTGTCGTCGGCCAAACGAGCGAAGGAGCGCCATGCCAAGCCGATCTACGTGCTCGGCAGCGGATTTGCACATTGGCACCGCCAGATCTCGTGCATGGAAGACCTCACCATCACACCCGCTCAGGAATCGGGCAGCAAGGCTTTCGCGCAGGCGGGACTCATTCCGGCCGACGTGGATGTGGTGGAGCTGTATGACGCGTTCACCATCAACCCGATTCTGTTCCTCGAAGACCTCGGCTTTTGCAGGAAGGGCGAGGGCGGTGCGTTCATCGAGGGCGGCCGCATCGAGCCTGGCGGCGCCTTCCCGATGAACACCAACGGCGGTGGACTGTCCTGCGTGCACCCGGGCATGTACAGCATCTTCTTGATCATCGAGGCGGTGACGCAGTTGCGCGCCGAGGGACATGCCCGCCAGGTCAAGGGCGCGGAAGTGGCGCTGGTGCACGGCAACGGCGGCGTGCTGTCGAGCCAGGCGACGGCGATTCTGTCGTCATCGCTGTGAGTCAGGAGAACAAGACGATGGTGAACAAGATTTTCGAATCCGCCGCACAGGCCGTGGCGGATATTCCGGATGGCGCGACGATTCTGGTGAGCGGCTTCGGCCTCGCGGGCCAGCCGGGAGCATTGCTCGATGCGCTCTACGATCAGGGTGCGAGCGACCTCACGGTGGCATGCAACAACAGCGGCAGCCGTGACATCGGACTCGCGCGGCTGATTCGCGCGGGCCGCGTGCGCAAGCTGCTGGCCTCGTTTCCGCGCGGCGCTGAGTCCGATGCCTTCGAGGACGCCTACGCGCAGGGCCGCATTGAATATGAATGCGTGCCGCAGGGCACGCTGGCCGAGCGCTTGCGCGCTGCGGGCGCGGGACTGGGAGGTTTTTTGACGCCCACCGGCTACGGCACGGAGCTCGCCGAAGGCAAAGAAACCCGTGTGATCGACGGCATGGGCTATGTCTTCGAGCCGCCGCTCAAGGGCGACTACGCGCTGGTGCAGGCTCATGTGGCCGACCGCTGGGGCAACCTTGTCTACCGCAAGGCCGCGCGCAACTTCGGTCCGATCATGTGCATGGCCGCGCGC includes:
- a CDS encoding 3-oxoacid CoA-transferase subunit A; this translates as MVNKIFESAAQAVADIPDGATILVSGFGLAGQPGALLDALYDQGASDLTVACNNSGSRDIGLARLIRAGRVRKLLASFPRGAESDAFEDAYAQGRIEYECVPQGTLAERLRAAGAGLGGFLTPTGYGTELAEGKETRVIDGMGYVFEPPLKGDYALVQAHVADRWGNLVYRKAARNFGPIMCMAARVAIVQVGSTAELGSLDPENIVTPGIFVQRVVVTGAEMSMTGEKRA
- a CDS encoding thiolase, with the translated sequence MSSSDSTRGSIAILGTGLAGMGHAGGASEQEIIAKASCMAIERSGLRKSDIDGIITSSLISPWWVMRMAEYLGIRPRFSDSTMFGGSAFIADLKIAQMAIDAGECENVLICYGSTPRSAPSSSRVNQMRAELDPQPYEHPYKAFNPVSSYSLAAARHMYEYGTTRKQLAEVAVAARKWAQLNPDAFSKKPLSVDDVINAKMISDPLTVLDCCLVTDGAGAIVVSSAKRAKERHAKPIYVLGSGFAHWHRQISCMEDLTITPAQESGSKAFAQAGLIPADVDVVELYDAFTINPILFLEDLGFCRKGEGGAFIEGGRIEPGGAFPMNTNGGGLSCVHPGMYSIFLIIEAVTQLRAEGHARQVKGAEVALVHGNGGVLSSQATAILSSSL
- a CDS encoding CsbD family protein; its protein translation is MNEDTIKGNWKQFKGKIKEQWGKLTDDDLDVINGQREQLVGRIQERDGIAQDEAERQVKKWESDNKYNW
- a CDS encoding Zn-ribbon domain-containing OB-fold protein; the encoded protein is MTDAAPTESNVGAPQSAAASACDKRYFDALAQGRFEIPQCRDCGKFHFYPRVCCPHCGSQALDWVAPSGDGTVYSVTIVRAREGADYTVVLVNLDEGPRLMSRVVDMPVDEVRIGMPVRARIDVTDEGPLLVFVARGGAA
- a CDS encoding YqjD family protein gives rise to the protein MKFSNRNAPGALGGIEQLLSDLGSLLSSKELDSVPQIRDVRQRLNDGVTHVRDTVASAAEETANRTREAARMGNEYAHDEPWRVAGVALAVGAVIGFCLAKR
- a CDS encoding PRC-barrel domain-containing protein encodes the protein MNTPNTIHSIISSEKVRGTNVYNPAAEKLGSIDELMIDKISGRVRYAVMEFGGFLGIGTDRYPLPWDTLNYDTEMGGYVVALAKEQLENAPRYESSDVPEYTDEYGRRVYDYYGVPYL
- a CDS encoding tripartite tricarboxylate transporter substrate binding protein, whose protein sequence is MAFSRSDKARSIGCALALGWIALSAPVGSAFAQAGNYPAKPVTIVVAFPPGGMTDIVSRALAKELSQNLKQPFIIDNRPGVAGQVGTEYVAKQHADGYTLLVGATGYVIAPAMKKVGYDPLKSLEPVAVLAKSPNLIVVNPKVPAKTLPEFLAWAKTQSNIPFGTAGAAGSTHLGGEWLRTLTGYAFVHVPYKGAAPATNDAVAGQIPMAVQDSMSVSSFITTGRLRPIATMSAERSKLFPDLPTMQEAGFKGFDVYTWLGLYAPAGTPAPIVTMLNKEINKIMNSPEMVERLRLQYSEPLGVMDLAQTRKFVEGEVNKWKAVVQQTGVKADD
- a CDS encoding LysR substrate-binding domain-containing protein codes for the protein MRYELTDLRLFLEIAQAGSLTAGASAVFITPSAASYRLKNLEQAMGTPLFERTSRGMELTPAGDAVLTHVRELFEGIERMQGDVSRFISGIKGHVRLVANSSSLNGFVTQTLGRFLVAYPGIDADVDERQSETIPSAVLAREADIGIFAGGTDVEGLTVHPYAVDRLVIVTPRDHVLAAQHSIRLGAALDFDFVSMNRTSSNYLFLRDTAAKYGKNVRTRLHAHGFEAVLSLVAAGVGVAMVPSGVLANRQQSAQLAVIELDEPWALRELNLVVRKDARFPNFITACMNFLLEDPVVAATRTPLPRTKDE